The following are encoded together in the Erwinia sp. E602 genome:
- a CDS encoding DUF3142 domain-containing protein: MVHGAERVNAAGHPAFWLWSGVKTTPALRNARTVYLHQGEVVSGAGGVRFQPLGLPVSRLTFPQIWLTVRFDTLDVPPAMTARLVRLLQRWQAAGNQVAGLQVDFDAATHRLDDYAAFLQRLRAQLPAQFALGVTGLLDWAQTGSVATLNRLPVDELVVQSYQGRSTVSNYAAYLPALAQLRIPFRLGLVQHGKWREQDEQRLRASPWYRGTVVFMLNTPPEHLSGKENPPEFQ, translated from the coding sequence TTGGTACACGGGGCAGAGCGGGTTAACGCTGCCGGTCATCCGGCGTTCTGGCTGTGGTCAGGGGTGAAAACGACACCCGCGCTGCGCAACGCGCGGACGGTTTACCTGCACCAGGGGGAAGTGGTCAGCGGGGCGGGGGGCGTGCGCTTTCAGCCGCTCGGGCTGCCGGTCAGCCGCCTGACCTTTCCGCAGATCTGGCTGACGGTGCGTTTTGACACCCTCGACGTGCCGCCGGCAATGACGGCGCGGCTGGTGCGCCTGCTGCAGCGCTGGCAGGCGGCGGGTAATCAGGTGGCTGGGTTACAGGTGGATTTTGATGCCGCCACGCATCGTCTTGATGATTACGCCGCCTTTCTGCAACGGCTGCGCGCGCAGCTGCCGGCGCAGTTTGCTCTCGGCGTCACCGGGCTGCTCGACTGGGCGCAGACCGGCAGCGTCGCCACGCTCAACCGCCTGCCGGTGGACGAGCTGGTGGTGCAGAGTTACCAGGGCCGTAGCACGGTCAGCAACTATGCTGCCTATCTGCCCGCGCTGGCGCAGCTGCGTATCCCCTTCCGGCTGGGGCTGGTGCAGCACGGCAAATGGCGGGAGCAGGACGAGCAGCGGCTAAGGGCGTCGCCGTGGTATCGCGGTACGGTGGTGTTTATGCTGAATACGCCCCCTGAACATCTATCCGGAAAGGAAAATCCGCCGGAATTTCAGTGA
- the gspS gene encoding type II secretion system pilot lipoprotein GspS gives MQRSLYLTFAALTLTLLTGCQHTAKIPQPPVATQLDQLSALLAGTQFLREHCSRTDIPGQDKLQRTALETAEQRGWNTRVADYQQLPAQTETRFQALLQDNTPENEKCATLNRSTARFIAQASAR, from the coding sequence ATGCAACGCTCGCTTTATCTTACCTTTGCCGCACTTACCCTGACCCTGCTGACCGGTTGTCAGCACACAGCGAAAATACCTCAGCCACCGGTGGCCACCCAGCTGGATCAGCTGTCCGCACTGCTGGCCGGTACGCAGTTTCTGCGTGAACACTGTTCACGCACCGATATCCCCGGTCAGGATAAACTGCAGCGCACAGCGCTGGAGACCGCAGAGCAGCGCGGCTGGAACACGCGGGTAGCCGATTATCAGCAACTGCCGGCGCAGACCGAGACGCGCTTCCAGGCACTGCTGCAGGACAACACGCCGGAAAATGAGAAATGTGCCACGCTGAACCGCAGCACCGCGCGCTTTATTGCTCAGGCGTCAGCCCGGTAA
- a CDS encoding carbohydrate porin, whose product MKKRIGIMLCAGLLPASLYAQSTLTTEQRFALLEQRLLAAERRADNAESEIRALKKMPPEQGAVALAGQASPQAVPTHAGPQGKPSPALPAENTPALAANVAPLSAAENTPAAVTNTATAAGGNNTGAVGEIKKPLTLTLNGNTDLKLYGDVEFNVDAASRSGSLTAMKGSDGKSVALGSQERWDVNGRLLIGLDGYRRGTDDRFSGFSVQPLANVSGGMGLDDAVFFFGQENNWKAKVGRYEAFDMFPLNQDTFVEYSGNTANDLYDDGYGYIYMMKEGRGRSSSGGALQLSKTSGPLYFELNALAKDGTTLFNDDQYHGYGLENKKNVVYLRPVAALTVDAFTAALAMESNVVSNAYGYYDASGRFHDQSKRTGYGATFSWNGQRNDPQNGTVVNLSTAYLDAEQEQDFSAGINALWRDIELGYIYAHNDIKAFNYGDSDNASGEAAIMGKYSLHTLHSSYRFRNVMDMENFNVYLGAYWSRINIDNKPAEQNDKDRYGMRVRFKYFF is encoded by the coding sequence ATGAAGAAACGCATCGGAATCATGCTGTGCGCCGGTCTGTTACCTGCCTCTTTATATGCACAATCCACGTTAACCACCGAACAGCGTTTTGCGCTGCTTGAGCAGCGGCTGCTGGCCGCCGAACGGCGGGCGGATAACGCGGAGTCAGAAATCAGGGCGTTGAAAAAAATGCCGCCAGAACAGGGCGCTGTCGCCTTAGCGGGCCAGGCCTCTCCTCAGGCTGTGCCAACCCACGCCGGGCCACAGGGTAAACCTTCCCCCGCGCTGCCCGCAGAAAATACCCCAGCGCTAGCGGCGAACGTTGCCCCGCTAAGCGCAGCAGAAAATACCCCCGCAGCAGTGACAAATACCGCCACGGCGGCCGGGGGAAATAACACCGGCGCGGTCGGTGAAATTAAAAAACCGCTAACGCTAACCCTCAATGGAAATACCGATCTCAAGCTGTACGGTGACGTGGAGTTTAACGTTGACGCCGCCAGCCGCTCCGGCAGCCTGACCGCCATGAAGGGCAGCGACGGCAAAAGCGTTGCGCTGGGCAGCCAGGAGCGCTGGGACGTCAACGGACGGCTGCTGATCGGGCTGGACGGCTACCGCCGCGGTACGGATGACCGTTTCTCCGGCTTCAGCGTGCAGCCGCTGGCCAACGTCTCCGGCGGCATGGGGCTGGATGATGCGGTGTTCTTCTTCGGCCAGGAGAATAACTGGAAAGCCAAAGTCGGCCGCTATGAAGCCTTCGATATGTTCCCGCTCAACCAGGACACCTTCGTTGAGTACTCCGGTAATACCGCCAACGACCTGTATGACGACGGTTACGGCTACATTTATATGATGAAAGAAGGGCGCGGGCGCAGCAGCTCCGGCGGCGCGCTGCAGCTGAGTAAAACCAGCGGCCCGCTCTATTTCGAACTGAACGCGCTGGCGAAAGACGGCACCACCCTGTTCAACGATGACCAGTACCACGGCTACGGGCTGGAGAATAAAAAGAACGTGGTTTATCTGCGTCCGGTGGCGGCGCTGACGGTTGACGCCTTTACCGCCGCGCTGGCGATGGAGAGCAACGTGGTCAGCAATGCTTACGGCTACTATGACGCCAGCGGACGCTTCCACGATCAGTCGAAGCGTACCGGTTACGGTGCCACCTTCTCGTGGAACGGCCAGCGTAACGATCCGCAGAACGGCACGGTGGTTAACCTGAGCACCGCATACCTGGATGCCGAACAGGAGCAGGACTTCAGCGCCGGCATCAACGCCCTGTGGCGCGATATTGAACTGGGCTATATCTACGCCCATAACGACATTAAAGCCTTTAACTACGGCGACAGCGATAACGCCAGCGGGGAAGCGGCGATCATGGGCAAATACAGCCTGCACACCCTCCACAGCTCATACCGCTTCCGCAACGTAATGGATATGGAGAACTTTAACGTTTACCTTGGCGCTTACTGGTCGCGGATTAATATCGACAATAAACCGGCTGAGCAGAACGACAAGGATCGTTACGGCATGCGCGTGCGCTTTAAGTATTTCTTCTAG
- a CDS encoding glycoside hydrolase family 32 protein — MTLLLEQAERALGEKSQDLNPRWYPHYHLAARAGWMNDPNGLVWFDGWYHAFYQHHPYSVQWGPMHWGHARSRDLLHWEHLPVALAPEGPEDKDGCFSGSAVVNGDELALIYTGHKFHGDASSEDNLYQVQCLATSRDGVHFSRQGQVLDTPAGMHHFRDPKVWRQDGAWWMVVGARDGDIGQVRLYRSADLREWQDAGVLAVAGEGQGFMWECPDFFTLNDKQVLMFSPQGMSADGYASRNLYQSGCLVGHWLPGEPFAQQGAFQELDRGHDFYAPQSFLTPDGRRIVIGWLAMWESPMPEQQDGWAGMLSLPRELSLTADNRVQMRPAGEVEAMRQQWQGWGVNTLNNQQQLVMDHCESAEVLLQWDRTASSAEQYGIALGEGMRLYVDAQAQRLVLERHYPQHGLCGQRSVPLGDAGELVLRVFFDRSSVEVFVNDGEACLSSRIYPEQRQLKVFAWSGSATLTDSGSWSLK; from the coding sequence ATGACGTTATTACTGGAACAGGCCGAACGGGCCCTCGGCGAGAAAAGTCAGGATCTGAACCCACGCTGGTACCCGCACTACCACCTGGCGGCCCGCGCGGGCTGGATGAATGACCCGAACGGGCTGGTGTGGTTCGACGGCTGGTATCACGCCTTTTATCAGCACCACCCGTACTCGGTACAGTGGGGGCCGATGCACTGGGGCCACGCGCGCAGCCGCGATCTGCTGCACTGGGAACACCTGCCGGTGGCGCTGGCGCCAGAGGGGCCGGAGGATAAGGACGGCTGCTTCTCCGGGTCGGCGGTGGTCAACGGCGACGAGCTGGCGCTGATCTATACCGGGCATAAGTTCCACGGCGATGCGTCCAGCGAGGATAACCTCTACCAGGTGCAGTGCCTGGCGACCAGCCGCGACGGCGTGCACTTCAGCCGCCAGGGGCAGGTGCTGGACACGCCAGCAGGGATGCACCACTTCCGTGACCCGAAGGTGTGGCGGCAGGACGGGGCGTGGTGGATGGTGGTTGGCGCACGCGATGGCGATATTGGTCAGGTACGGCTCTACCGCTCTGCGGACCTGCGGGAGTGGCAGGACGCAGGCGTGCTGGCGGTGGCCGGAGAGGGGCAGGGCTTTATGTGGGAGTGCCCGGACTTCTTTACCCTGAACGATAAGCAGGTGCTGATGTTCTCACCGCAGGGGATGTCCGCCGACGGTTATGCCAGCCGCAATCTCTACCAGAGCGGCTGCCTGGTGGGCCACTGGCTACCGGGCGAGCCGTTTGCGCAGCAGGGGGCGTTTCAGGAGCTGGATCGCGGCCATGACTTCTACGCGCCGCAGAGTTTCCTCACGCCGGACGGCCGCCGCATCGTCATCGGCTGGCTGGCAATGTGGGAATCGCCGATGCCGGAGCAGCAGGACGGCTGGGCGGGAATGCTGTCGCTGCCGCGCGAGCTGAGCCTGACGGCGGATAACCGGGTGCAGATGCGCCCGGCAGGCGAGGTGGAAGCCATGCGCCAGCAGTGGCAGGGCTGGGGGGTGAACACGCTGAACAACCAGCAGCAGCTGGTGATGGACCACTGTGAAAGCGCCGAAGTGCTGCTGCAGTGGGATCGTACAGCCAGCAGCGCCGAACAGTACGGTATCGCGCTGGGCGAGGGGATGCGCCTGTACGTTGACGCCCAGGCGCAGCGGCTGGTGCTGGAGCGCCACTATCCTCAGCATGGTCTGTGCGGCCAGCGCAGCGTGCCGCTGGGTGACGCGGGTGAACTTGTGCTGCGGGTGTTCTTTGACCGCTCGTCGGTGGAGGTGTTCGTCAACGACGGTGAGGCCTGCCTCAGCAGCCGCATCTATCCCGAACAGCGTCAGCTTAAGGTCTTTGCCTGGTCCGGCAGCGCCACCTTAACTGACTCTGGCAGCTGGTCTTTAAAATAA
- a CDS encoding MFS transporter encodes MKKHHSRSYPLLSALLFFFFVSWSSSSSLLSIWLHQEVGLRASETGIIYSVLSVTALCAQVCYGFIQDKLGLRKHILWWMTALLILSGPAFLLFGTLLKINILLGSVFGGLFIGLTFNGGIGVLESYTERVSRQSTFEFGKARMWGSLGWAAATFFAGLLFNINPHLNFLVASCAGLVFFVLLAQLRVNTPASLEKVELGARPVTLQDALQLLTLPRFWALVLFVIGTCIYGVYDQQFPVYFASQFATLREGNAMYGYLNSFQVFLEAAGMFCAPWLVNRIGAKNGLIFAGMVMALRMIASGLVEGPVLISVTKLLHALELPVLLVAIFKYNSLNFDKRLSSTLYLVGFACTSSVIASVLSPLAGYSYERFGFAPSYLVMGLLVFCTTFISIFLLRGNKPSSEALPAQPSVV; translated from the coding sequence ATGAAAAAACATCATTCCCGCAGCTACCCGCTGTTAAGTGCATTACTGTTCTTCTTTTTTGTCAGCTGGTCTTCGTCCAGCTCGCTGCTGTCGATCTGGCTGCACCAGGAGGTGGGGCTGCGCGCCAGCGAAACCGGCATTATTTACTCCGTGCTGTCGGTAACCGCGCTCTGCGCTCAGGTGTGTTACGGCTTTATCCAGGACAAGCTGGGCCTGCGCAAGCATATCCTGTGGTGGATGACCGCGCTGCTGATCCTCTCCGGCCCGGCATTTTTGCTGTTCGGCACCCTGCTGAAAATTAACATCCTGCTCGGCAGCGTGTTCGGCGGCCTGTTTATCGGCCTGACCTTTAACGGCGGCATTGGCGTGCTGGAATCCTACACCGAACGCGTCTCGCGTCAGAGCACCTTCGAGTTTGGTAAAGCGCGCATGTGGGGCTCGCTGGGCTGGGCGGCCGCCACCTTCTTTGCCGGGCTGCTGTTTAACATTAACCCCCACCTTAACTTCCTCGTGGCCTCCTGCGCCGGGCTGGTGTTCTTCGTCCTGCTGGCGCAGCTGCGGGTGAATACGCCGGCCAGCCTGGAGAAGGTGGAGCTGGGCGCTCGCCCGGTGACGCTGCAGGACGCGCTACAGCTGCTGACCCTGCCGCGTTTCTGGGCGCTGGTGCTGTTCGTGATCGGCACCTGCATCTACGGCGTCTACGACCAGCAGTTCCCGGTCTATTTTGCCTCGCAGTTTGCCACCCTGCGCGAAGGCAACGCCATGTACGGCTACCTCAACTCATTCCAGGTCTTTCTGGAAGCGGCGGGCATGTTTTGCGCCCCGTGGCTGGTCAACCGCATCGGCGCCAAAAACGGCCTGATCTTTGCCGGCATGGTGATGGCGCTGCGCATGATCGCCTCCGGGCTGGTGGAAGGGCCGGTGCTGATCTCGGTAACCAAACTGCTGCACGCGCTGGAGCTGCCGGTGCTGCTGGTGGCGATTTTCAAATACAACAGCCTTAACTTCGACAAACGCCTCTCATCCACGCTGTATCTGGTGGGCTTTGCCTGCACCAGCTCGGTGATCGCCTCGGTGCTGTCGCCGCTGGCAGGCTACAGCTACGAGCGCTTCGGCTTCGCCCCCTCCTATCTGGTGATGGGGCTGCTGGTGTTCTGCACCACCTTTATCTCCATTTTCCTTTTACGCGGCAACAAGCCGTCCTCAGAGGCGCTGCCGGCGCAGCCCTCTGTCGTTTGA
- a CDS encoding LacI family DNA-binding transcriptional regulator encodes MSSLKEVAQLANVSLMTVSRALNSPQRLKPETLARVQAAINELNYVPDLSAKKIRGARSTANTIGVLALDTVTTPFSVEMTLSIEETARAHGWNSFVINMFSDDSPETMVDLLLSHRPAGIIYTTMGLRRVPVPPRLLTLPCVLANCESLNDAVASYIPDDEQGQYQGVKALLAAGYRRPLCLHLPSGQPAPPRRRRGLERACREAGLDPLTLDHCEMAHGDQHYRSIPAMVEAHMPQGKPDFDSVVCGNDRIAFMVYQVLLANGVRIPHDVGVLGYDNMVGIGDLFLPPLSTVQLPHYEIGRLSALHIINGETHRDTVRVESPWLARGSL; translated from the coding sequence ATGTCATCGCTAAAAGAAGTTGCCCAACTGGCCAACGTGTCGCTGATGACCGTTTCCCGGGCGCTGAACAGCCCGCAGCGGCTGAAACCCGAGACGCTGGCCCGCGTTCAGGCCGCAATTAACGAACTGAACTACGTGCCGGACCTGTCGGCGAAGAAGATCCGCGGCGCGCGCAGCACCGCCAACACCATCGGCGTGCTGGCGCTGGATACGGTGACCACGCCGTTCTCGGTGGAGATGACCCTGTCGATTGAAGAGACCGCCCGCGCCCACGGCTGGAACAGCTTTGTGATTAATATGTTTTCCGACGACAGCCCGGAGACCATGGTCGATCTGCTGCTGTCGCACCGCCCCGCCGGCATTATTTACACCACTATGGGGCTGCGCCGGGTGCCGGTGCCGCCGCGGCTGCTGACCCTGCCCTGCGTGCTGGCCAACTGCGAGAGCCTGAATGATGCGGTAGCCAGCTATATTCCTGACGACGAGCAGGGCCAGTATCAGGGGGTGAAAGCCCTGCTGGCGGCGGGTTACCGGCGGCCGCTGTGCCTGCACCTGCCGTCCGGCCAGCCGGCGCCACCGCGCCGCCGCCGCGGGCTGGAACGCGCCTGCCGCGAAGCCGGCCTCGACCCGCTGACGCTGGATCACTGTGAAATGGCGCACGGCGACCAGCACTACCGCAGCATTCCGGCGATGGTCGAAGCACATATGCCGCAGGGCAAGCCGGACTTTGATTCGGTGGTCTGCGGTAACGACCGCATCGCGTTTATGGTTTATCAGGTGCTGCTGGCGAACGGCGTGCGCATCCCGCACGACGTCGGCGTGCTCGGCTATGACAATATGGTCGGCATTGGCGACCTGTTTCTGCCGCCGCTCTCCACCGTGCAGCTGCCGCACTATGAGATTGGCCGGTTAAGCGCACTGCATATCATTAACGGCGAAACGCACCGCGACACGGTCAGGGTGGAGAGCCCGTGGCTGGCGCGGGGATCGCTGTGA
- a CDS encoding MarR family winged helix-turn-helix transcriptional regulator, giving the protein MPEKTNPTHDAVDTILAQWRRERPDLDASPMGPIGRLKRCTALLEQRLEACFNRYELTMWEFDMLATLRRAGAPYCLSPTALFSTLMVTSGTMTHRLKRLETRELIIRVANPHDARSMLVQLTPAGVVLINQVVEAHVDNERQLLSALSAETLTSLDTQLRALLRSLEQDGAAQA; this is encoded by the coding sequence ATGCCTGAGAAAACTAACCCAACCCACGACGCGGTCGATACCATTCTTGCCCAGTGGCGGCGCGAGCGCCCGGACCTGGACGCCAGCCCGATGGGGCCTATCGGTCGTCTCAAACGCTGTACGGCGCTGCTGGAACAGCGTCTGGAAGCCTGTTTTAACCGCTATGAGCTGACCATGTGGGAGTTCGATATGCTGGCGACGCTGCGGCGTGCCGGCGCGCCCTACTGCCTGAGCCCGACCGCATTGTTCTCCACGCTTATGGTGACTTCAGGCACCATGACGCACCGGCTGAAGCGGCTGGAAACCCGCGAGCTGATTATCCGCGTGGCTAATCCGCACGATGCGCGCAGTATGCTGGTGCAGCTGACGCCCGCCGGGGTGGTGCTGATTAATCAGGTGGTGGAGGCGCACGTTGACAACGAACGGCAGCTGCTCTCGGCCCTGTCGGCCGAAACGCTGACCAGCCTGGATACGCAGCTGCGTGCCCTGTTACGGTCGCTGGAACAGGACGGAGCAGCACAGGCTTAA
- a CDS encoding EamA family transporter, producing MSANTALRHWRDVVLTALAPAIWGSTYIVSSEFLPPDRPFTAALIRVLPAGLLLLLFARRLPARGEWGRLLVLSALNIGLFQALLFVAAFRLPGGLAAVLGATQPLIVMLLAWAVDRLAPSRIAFWAAIAGVAGMAVLLLSPQTVFEPVGMAAALLGAVCMASGVWLSRRWRLSLTVLPLTGWQLVLGGLMLAPVALTVDAPLPALTLTNVLAYAWICLAGALLAYALWFRGVARLPTAAVASLGLLSPLTAVLLGWAFLGQSITGTALIGLIVVLASVFAVQGAMAGKRKER from the coding sequence ATGTCTGCAAATACCGCCCTGCGCCACTGGCGCGACGTTGTGTTAACCGCGCTGGCCCCGGCAATCTGGGGCTCTACCTATATCGTCTCCAGCGAGTTTCTGCCGCCGGACCGGCCCTTCACCGCGGCCCTGATCCGCGTACTGCCCGCCGGATTACTGCTGCTGCTGTTCGCCCGCCGGCTGCCGGCACGCGGCGAGTGGGGCCGTCTGCTGGTGCTCAGCGCGCTGAATATCGGCCTGTTTCAGGCGCTGCTGTTTGTTGCCGCTTTTCGCCTGCCCGGCGGGCTGGCGGCGGTGCTGGGCGCGACCCAGCCGTTGATCGTGATGCTGCTGGCCTGGGCGGTGGATCGCCTGGCACCCTCGCGTATCGCCTTCTGGGCCGCCATCGCCGGGGTGGCCGGAATGGCGGTACTGCTGCTGTCGCCGCAGACGGTGTTTGAGCCGGTGGGCATGGCGGCGGCGCTGCTCGGGGCTGTCTGTATGGCCTCCGGCGTCTGGCTGAGCCGCCGCTGGCGGCTGTCGCTGACGGTGCTGCCGCTGACCGGCTGGCAACTGGTGCTGGGTGGACTGATGCTGGCACCGGTGGCGTTGACGGTTGACGCGCCGCTGCCCGCCCTGACCCTGACAAACGTCCTCGCCTATGCCTGGATCTGCCTGGCCGGCGCGCTGCTTGCCTACGCGCTGTGGTTTCGCGGCGTGGCCCGCCTGCCGACGGCGGCGGTGGCCTCGCTCGGGTTGCTCAGCCCGCTGACCGCCGTGCTGCTCGGCTGGGCGTTTCTCGGGCAGTCGATAACCGGCACGGCGCTGATCGGGCTGATCGTGGTGCTGGCCAGCGTGTTCGCCGTGCAGGGGGCGATGGCGGGAAAGCGCAAAGAGAGGTAG
- the fsa gene encoding fructose-6-phosphate aldolase → MEFYLDTADVATVRRLAPILPIKGVTTNPSIVARSKRPLADVLQELASLLPADGRLFAQVMAREPQAMIDDALRLREMVPSLVVKVPVTHNGLVVIKALTQQNIPTLGTAVYGAGQGLYAALAGASYIAPYVNRIDAQGGDGVVLVKELQKLVDLHAPQAKVLAASFRTARQVLDCMLAGCRAITVDPDVAELFLQDPAVDNALQRFDLDWSAAYGSTTL, encoded by the coding sequence ATGGAGTTTTATCTAGATACCGCAGATGTGGCCACGGTCCGTCGTCTGGCACCGATCTTACCGATCAAAGGCGTCACCACCAATCCGAGCATCGTTGCCCGCAGCAAACGGCCGCTGGCCGACGTGCTGCAGGAGCTGGCATCGCTGCTGCCGGCGGACGGCAGGCTGTTTGCGCAGGTGATGGCCCGTGAGCCGCAGGCGATGATCGACGACGCGCTGCGGCTGCGTGAAATGGTACCGTCACTGGTGGTAAAAGTGCCGGTAACCCACAACGGACTGGTGGTGATTAAGGCGCTGACGCAGCAAAATATTCCTACGCTGGGCACCGCGGTGTACGGCGCGGGGCAGGGACTGTACGCCGCGCTGGCCGGGGCCAGCTACATTGCCCCCTACGTTAACCGTATTGATGCGCAGGGCGGTGACGGTGTGGTGCTGGTGAAGGAGCTGCAAAAGCTTGTCGATCTCCACGCGCCGCAGGCGAAAGTGCTGGCGGCCAGCTTCCGCACCGCACGCCAGGTGCTGGACTGTATGCTGGCGGGCTGCCGGGCGATCACCGTCGATCCGGATGTCGCCGAGTTGTTCCTGCAGGATCCGGCGGTGGATAACGCGCTGCAGCGCTTCGATCTGGACTGGTCTGCGGCTTATGGCAGCACGACGTTATAA
- a CDS encoding RluA family pseudouridine synthase: MSAITDHFIAPVCHDEIRILYQDEYLLLIDKPSGLLSLSGKNPQNLDSVHYRLVQDFPGCALVHRLDFGTSGLMLVARNKVINAALCQQFSQRTVSKRYEALLLGHLREDEGVIDAPIGRDPALFPLMSICEVSGKPARSRYQVLERLRREAEGEEPLLLTRVRLTPETGRTHQLRIHCQWLGHPILGCDLYGGLLQPGTAQTRRLMLHASALNFVHPLSGEPMAIHCAAPF, translated from the coding sequence ATGTCCGCCATCACCGACCACTTTATCGCTCCCGTATGCCACGATGAAATCCGCATCCTGTACCAGGATGAATACCTGCTGCTGATCGACAAGCCCTCCGGCCTGCTGAGCCTGTCGGGCAAAAATCCGCAGAACCTCGATTCGGTGCACTACCGGCTGGTGCAGGACTTTCCCGGCTGTGCGCTGGTTCACCGCCTCGACTTCGGCACCTCCGGGCTGATGCTGGTGGCGAGAAACAAGGTCATCAACGCCGCGCTGTGTCAGCAGTTTAGTCAGCGTACGGTGAGTAAGCGTTATGAGGCGCTGCTGCTCGGCCATCTGAGGGAGGATGAGGGAGTGATTGATGCGCCGATAGGCCGCGATCCGGCGCTGTTTCCGCTGATGAGCATCTGTGAGGTCAGCGGCAAACCGGCCCGTTCGCGCTATCAGGTACTGGAACGACTACGGCGTGAAGCAGAAGGCGAGGAACCGCTGTTGCTGACCCGCGTAAGGCTGACGCCGGAAACCGGGCGCACCCATCAGCTGCGTATCCACTGCCAGTGGCTGGGGCATCCGATACTCGGCTGCGATCTGTACGGCGGGCTGCTGCAGCCTGGCACCGCGCAGACCCGGCGGCTGATGCTGCACGCCAGCGCGCTGAACTTTGTGCATCCGCTCAGCGGTGAACCGATGGCGATCCACTGCGCCGCGCCGTTCTGA
- a CDS encoding NlpC/P60 family protein: protein MNARNFATGGLLLIALFSSAPLYASDYSNMMAQKSANKSIGDAGIKKKLSSEFSRWSGVKYRFGGTTMKGIDCSARVQKIYHSSFFGKASSHLPRTTEQQIKQGVKTKREDLRAGDLVFFQLSPKQKHVGIYIGGKKFIHASTSEGVIISTLDNSYWSERLITARRLIA from the coding sequence ATGAATGCCCGAAATTTTGCTACCGGCGGTCTGCTGCTTATCGCCCTTTTTAGCTCTGCTCCGCTGTATGCCTCTGACTACAGTAATATGATGGCTCAGAAATCAGCAAATAAATCTATCGGTGATGCCGGAATAAAGAAAAAACTTTCTTCTGAGTTTTCCCGCTGGAGTGGCGTGAAGTACCGGTTTGGCGGTACGACGATGAAAGGTATTGACTGTTCAGCGCGAGTGCAGAAAATCTATCATTCGTCCTTTTTCGGCAAAGCGTCATCTCATCTGCCGCGTACCACCGAGCAACAGATCAAGCAAGGGGTGAAAACGAAACGTGAAGATCTGCGGGCCGGCGATCTGGTATTTTTCCAGCTTTCACCTAAGCAGAAACACGTCGGTATTTATATCGGTGGTAAGAAGTTTATCCACGCTTCTACCAGTGAAGGCGTGATTATCTCCACGCTGGATAACAGCTACTGGTCTGAGCGTTTAATCACGGCACGCAGGTTGATTGCCTGA
- a CDS encoding cytochrome b, giving the protein MLLYINIAVVLITGVLMMDRDINIFNLFSIPHLIESKLITDLFFVTHIISCTTLAGLVLLHILAVVKHELFGNRVLRRMSW; this is encoded by the coding sequence ATGCTGCTCTACATCAATATTGCCGTGGTACTGATTACCGGCGTACTGATGATGGACAGGGATATTAACATCTTTAACCTGTTCTCCATCCCGCATCTGATTGAGAGCAAACTGATCACTGACCTGTTTTTCGTTACGCATATTATCTCGTGCACCACTCTGGCAGGCCTGGTGCTGCTGCATATCCTCGCGGTGGTGAAACATGAACTGTTTGGCAACCGCGTATTGCGCAGAATGAGCTGGTAA